One genomic segment of Clostridium estertheticum subsp. estertheticum includes these proteins:
- a CDS encoding heme NO-binding domain-containing protein translates to MKGTVVATWMKTCRKLYGDDTVNNAMKSVGWNSRKIFSPVENVDDSQVKNVIGDISKNQNIPIDALWRTIGKDNLTAFHRDFPAFFNTENVYSFLKSLFDIHVAMTKKFAGAKPPLVGITPISSREAIFTYNSKRAMFDYFLGLLDGTCEYFNEKVKIEQLDKTSDSLSLKLTFDKDIYYKKTYKINKILSLGFINNTHGKVGLFTFIVSLVGAMILIGTGDILKVLGFSIISGVASCLASFIMGRPAKLIMQTIDQINSNNYVEDGDIVTGDEYEELYKNIKKYKKGFRADFVEFKGVTDEMDTFAQNINTISNKMKDTSEDISVVVEQMADTSVSQAESTENAVLILNDNIRSLKDIVKNENDNKDELEKALEKINNSYESVDKTSKNILGTLEKFQEVKDNGIKLETKAHDITSIVSIVSQISEQTNLLALNASIEAARAGEQGKGFAVVADEVRKLAEQSKSAVEEINSNLIEFVKDINVLVDKIGDQYDILQNETKGLEDVRDISYEATMSVRTVSTAMIDTINELDREAKSIANIYETIESLAAISEENSASSEEVSASVGTYTNEIKKLIDSIYEFKKITSSFKEELKKYKI, encoded by the coding sequence ATGAAAGGAACAGTAGTAGCTACTTGGATGAAAACATGTAGAAAACTTTATGGCGACGATACGGTTAATAATGCGATGAAATCTGTGGGGTGGAATTCTCGGAAAATATTTTCACCGGTGGAGAACGTGGATGATAGCCAAGTTAAAAATGTAATTGGCGATATATCTAAAAACCAAAATATACCTATCGATGCATTGTGGAGAACCATAGGAAAAGATAATTTGACAGCGTTTCATAGAGATTTTCCTGCATTTTTTAACACTGAAAATGTATACTCGTTTTTAAAATCGCTGTTTGATATACATGTTGCAATGACAAAAAAATTCGCTGGAGCAAAACCACCGTTAGTAGGGATAACCCCCATTTCAAGTAGGGAAGCTATTTTTACTTATAATTCTAAAAGAGCGATGTTTGATTATTTTTTAGGACTATTAGATGGTACATGTGAGTATTTTAATGAAAAAGTTAAAATTGAGCAATTAGATAAAACTTCAGATAGCTTGAGTTTAAAGCTTACATTTGATAAGGACATTTATTATAAAAAAACATATAAAATTAATAAAATCCTATCATTAGGCTTTATTAATAATACTCATGGTAAAGTAGGCCTATTTACATTTATTGTATCTTTGGTTGGGGCAATGATATTAATTGGTACAGGTGATATTTTAAAAGTATTAGGTTTCTCTATCATTTCTGGAGTAGCATCATGTCTTGCATCTTTTATAATGGGAAGACCTGCGAAGCTAATCATGCAAACTATAGACCAGATTAATAGCAATAATTATGTTGAAGATGGAGATATAGTTACTGGGGATGAGTACGAAGAGTTATACAAAAACATTAAGAAATATAAAAAAGGATTTAGAGCAGATTTTGTTGAGTTTAAGGGTGTAACTGACGAGATGGATACTTTTGCGCAAAACATAAATACGATTTCGAATAAAATGAAAGATACCTCAGAGGATATATCAGTAGTAGTTGAGCAAATGGCGGATACTTCCGTAAGTCAAGCCGAGAGTACTGAAAATGCTGTTTTAATCTTAAATGATAATATTAGATCGCTTAAGGATATTGTTAAAAATGAGAATGATAACAAGGATGAGTTAGAAAAAGCTCTTGAAAAGATAAACAATAGCTATGAAAGTGTTGATAAAACAAGTAAAAATATACTTGGAACTTTAGAAAAATTTCAGGAAGTTAAGGATAATGGGATAAAGCTTGAAACGAAGGCTCATGACATAACAAGCATAGTATCGATTGTTTCTCAAATTTCTGAGCAAACAAACTTACTTGCTCTTAATGCATCCATAGAGGCTGCGCGTGCAGGCGAACAAGGAAAAGGATTTGCTGTTGTCGCAGATGAAGTTAGAAAGCTTGCAGAACAGTCTAAGAGCGCTGTAGAAGAAATCAACAGCAATTTGATTGAGTTTGTTAAGGATATAAATGTACTTGTTGATAAAATTGGTGATCAATATGATATTTTGCAAAATGAGACTAAGGGACTAGAGGATGTAAGAGATATAAGTTATGAGGCCACTATGTCTGTTAGAACAGTTTCAACAGCAATGATAGATACTATAAATGAGTTAGATAGAGAAGCTAAATCTATTGCAAACATATATGAAACAATAGAGTCATTAGCCGCAATTTCAGAGGAAAATTCCGCATCATCAGAAGAGGTAAGTGCAAGTGTTGGAACCTATACAAATGAAATTAAGAAGCTAATAGACAGTATATATGAGTTCAAAAAGATAACAAGTTCATTTAAAGAGGAGTTAAAGAAATATAAGATATAG
- a CDS encoding radical SAM protein, translating into MINKNTKKLYDSTSLDILKKCNLCPRKCSVNRLDGELGYCNASEYIKVAKVSLHYWEEPCISGKLGSGTVFFSNCNLKCVFCQNYKISHNSFGKTISINRLSEIFLEEQKRGALNINLVTPTHYVPQIIESLKLAKQSGLSIPILYNSNGYENIDTIKSLKGFIDVYLPDLKYYGDKYALKYSKAPNYFNTASKVITEMVSQVGKVKFDDNGIIKKGVIIRHLMLPGLLFDSKKVIDFIHSTFNDDVYISLMNQYTPLHVETKFPEINKTLNQDHYDALINYCLNLGITKCFIQDSGTSSPDFIPDFNLSGI; encoded by the coding sequence ATGATAAATAAAAACACAAAAAAATTATACGACTCAACCTCTTTAGACATACTAAAAAAATGCAATTTATGTCCTAGGAAATGTTCTGTTAATAGATTAGATGGTGAATTAGGCTATTGCAACGCTTCTGAGTATATAAAAGTAGCTAAAGTTTCTTTGCATTATTGGGAAGAACCTTGTATTTCAGGTAAATTAGGTTCTGGTACTGTATTTTTTTCAAATTGTAATCTGAAATGTGTATTTTGCCAAAATTATAAAATAAGTCATAATAGTTTTGGAAAAACGATATCTATAAATCGCCTTAGTGAAATTTTTTTAGAGGAGCAGAAAAGAGGGGCACTCAATATAAATTTAGTTACGCCAACTCACTATGTTCCCCAGATAATAGAGTCCTTAAAACTGGCTAAACAAAGTGGTCTTAGTATTCCTATTCTCTATAATTCAAATGGATATGAAAATATAGACACCATTAAGTCACTCAAAGGATTCATTGATGTTTACCTGCCAGACTTAAAATATTATGGAGACAAATATGCTCTTAAATATTCAAAAGCACCTAATTATTTTAATACTGCAAGTAAAGTTATTACTGAAATGGTCTCACAAGTAGGGAAAGTAAAATTTGATGATAATGGGATAATTAAAAAGGGAGTAATAATTAGACATCTAATGCTGCCAGGTTTATTATTTGATTCTAAAAAAGTAATAGACTTCATACACTCTACCTTTAATGATGATGTTTATATTAGCTTAATGAATCAATATACCCCCCTACATGTAGAAACTAAATTTCCTGAAATAAACAAGACACTAAACCAGGATCATTATGATGCTTTAATAAACTACTGCTTAAACTTAGGGATAACAAAATGCTTTATTCAAGATAGTGGAACTTCCTCACCTGATTTTATACCCGATTTTAACTTAAGCGGAATATAA
- a CDS encoding DUF3783 domain-containing protein, which produces MDLINEKVILAYGLTGADEEKFNDLLVKQNILPCRVIKKNMGNVTIREVLRDVKKTEGNSELPNEKLLIFSNFADKELYELIDDIRQIKSSDTILAAVTPTSINWTVSYLMHHLIAEREAYKKSK; this is translated from the coding sequence GTGGATCTTATTAATGAAAAAGTTATCCTTGCATATGGACTAACTGGTGCAGATGAAGAAAAATTTAATGATTTACTAGTAAAACAAAATATATTACCTTGCAGAGTAATCAAGAAAAATATGGGTAACGTAACAATTAGGGAAGTATTACGAGATGTTAAAAAAACAGAGGGTAATAGTGAATTACCTAATGAAAAATTACTTATATTTAGTAACTTTGCAGATAAGGAATTGTATGAGCTAATTGACGATATAAGACAAATTAAAAGCAGCGATACAATACTTGCAGCAGTTACACCAACATCTATTAATTGGACAGTTAGCTATCTTATGCATCATCTTATTGCAGAAAGAGAAGCTTACAAGAAAAGTAAATAA
- a CDS encoding transporter encodes MLKKTIGLVFQTAAVFIGTIVGAGLASGQEITQFFSTYGYVSFWGILVCCLIYIIVSSIIVSISLKHKLSSYTELITLVSPGFFGIITDIFTSFFLVSGAAVILAGSGALLHQYFGISKWVGILLMAIISLYTVLKDTKGLITINSFIVPTLITIIVTIFVLYLLFHKDMLSATYIKQIPSYKDNIIPAQWFFSALLYAGFNMLCCSGVLVPLSQEIKYKRVLIPGVIIGALGLTILCYLINTMLLLNIPQIFKYEIPLLYITHRFGMLMQILLLCVIFCEMFSTEVSNIYSVGKTLEKKFDISYKKAVLLILVVALPISQIGFKTLIKVLYPGFGAISFIFLIQCILFYKKTTKRQN; translated from the coding sequence ATCTTGAAAAAAACAATTGGTTTAGTATTTCAAACCGCGGCTGTATTTATTGGTACTATAGTAGGTGCAGGACTTGCTTCTGGTCAGGAAATAACTCAATTTTTCAGTACTTATGGCTATGTGAGTTTCTGGGGGATTCTTGTATGTTGTTTAATTTATATTATAGTAAGTTCAATCATTGTTTCTATTAGCCTAAAACATAAGTTAAGTTCCTATACCGAGCTTATAACTCTCGTAAGCCCAGGTTTTTTCGGTATAATCACGGATATTTTCACAAGTTTTTTCTTAGTAAGTGGTGCCGCCGTAATTCTCGCTGGAAGTGGTGCACTTCTTCACCAATATTTTGGTATTTCAAAATGGGTAGGAATTTTACTTATGGCTATAATCTCTTTATATACTGTGCTTAAGGATACTAAAGGATTAATAACTATAAATTCATTTATAGTTCCAACCTTAATTACAATTATTGTAACCATATTCGTTTTATATTTGCTATTTCACAAAGATATGTTAAGTGCTACTTATATAAAACAGATTCCCTCATATAAAGATAATATAATACCTGCTCAATGGTTTTTTTCAGCCTTGCTTTATGCAGGTTTTAATATGTTATGTTGTAGCGGTGTACTAGTCCCCCTAAGTCAAGAAATTAAATATAAACGAGTTCTTATTCCTGGTGTTATAATAGGTGCATTAGGTCTAACTATCTTATGTTATTTGATAAATACAATGCTTTTATTAAATATTCCTCAAATTTTTAAATATGAAATTCCCCTTCTTTATATAACACACCGTTTTGGCATGTTAATGCAAATTCTTCTACTTTGCGTAATCTTTTGTGAAATGTTTTCAACTGAAGTTTCCAATATCTATAGTGTTGGAAAAACTCTAGAGAAAAAGTTTGATATTTCTTATAAGAAAGCTGTTTTATTAATACTTGTTGTAGCTTTGCCTATCTCTCAAATTGGATTTAAAACTCTAATTAAAGTCCTCTATCCTGGTTTTGGTGCAATAAGTTTTATATTTTTAATTCAATGCATTTTGTTTTATAAGAAAACTACTAAAAGACAGAATTGA
- a CDS encoding S24 family peptidase, giving the protein MSRVGDRIKQVRETKEVSQKQLGKKIGVSEGFINDIELGKKVINEKLLEKISKILGEEIEDRSVAFEDDLEREERNPKLERPIAGKVNEVWNDAFSSVLKDVAIYKYDLVKAIGKKQMPIISNKVEGYAQDKVLFLEIENDDMLGFRICSGDIAFAHLTHEIENNSISLLDYNGERVLRQIKKLDSNKVLLISNRISLKTDTVPHNDIKVIAKLDSIQFKL; this is encoded by the coding sequence ATGAGTAGAGTAGGAGACAGGATTAAACAAGTAAGAGAAACAAAAGAGGTAAGTCAAAAACAATTAGGTAAAAAAATTGGAGTTTCTGAAGGGTTTATTAATGATATTGAATTAGGAAAAAAAGTTATAAATGAAAAACTTTTAGAAAAAATATCTAAGATTTTAGGAGAAGAAATAGAAGATAGATCTGTGGCATTTGAAGATGATTTGGAGAGAGAGGAAAGAAATCCAAAACTTGAGAGACCAATCGCAGGAAAAGTAAATGAAGTGTGGAACGATGCATTTAGTTCAGTTTTAAAAGATGTTGCTATTTATAAATATGATTTAGTTAAAGCTATAGGGAAGAAACAAATGCCAATAATATCAAATAAAGTAGAAGGATACGCTCAAGATAAAGTATTATTTTTAGAAATAGAAAATGATGATATGCTTGGGTTCAGAATTTGTAGTGGAGATATTGCTTTTGCACATTTGACTCATGAAATTGAAAATAATTCTATTTCATTATTAGATTATAATGGAGAAAGAGTGTTAAGGCAGATAAAAAAACTAGATAGTAACAAAGTTCTGCTAATAAGTAATAGAATTTCATTAAAAACAGATACAGTTCCTCACAATGACATCAAGGTAATTGCAAAACTAGATAGTATACAGTTTAAGTTATAA